The sequence TATCTTTGTTGGTTTTACCTCCTTTATTTGTAGCCTCTTTACCTCAGACAAaggcattagattgatactttCTCGTAAATCACATAATGCTCTCTCAAAGGTGGTGCTCCCAATAGTGCATGGAATTCGACAACTCCCTGGATCCTTCATCTTTATTGAAAAATCTCTttgaattatggcactacatttTTTGTTCATCACCATGGTTTCATTCCCTTTTAAAGACCCCTTTTTGGACAAAATCTCCTTTATAAATTtagcataaagtggcatttgttctaaagCTTCTATGAATGGAATGTTGATATGAAGCTTCTTGAACACCTCCAATAAGTTGGAGTATTGTCCATCAAGGTGTTGTTTCTTTAGCATTTGAGAGAAATAAATTCTTGGTTGATAAGATTTCACTGTTTTCTTCTCTGTTGGGGCAATAATTGGTACATGAgcctctttttattttctttctccttctttgtAGCTCCTTCATCATGTACTTCATGGCTTGTGGCTTCTTTTCTCACGACTTTTCCACTTCTCAACATAATGGTCTTGCACTCCTCTCTTGGATTGAGTATTGTATCACTTGAAAAAGTGTTAGGTGGCCTCTCTGTGAGATGCTTAGCAATTTGTCCCATTTGTACTtctagatttctaatggaggcACCTTGATTTTGGAAGTTGGTTCTTGTCTCATCCATGAAGCTTTTAGTTTGTTGCATGAATGTGGAGGTGAATTGGGCTAGTGTGATAGTGGATTGGAATAGTTTTTCAATGGTGATTTCAAGGgaagaaaatttgatttcaagAGAAGAAAGCCTTTGGTAAATTTGTGGTTGTATGGGATGAGATTGTTGTTGACGAGGTGCATTGAATTTCTTTAGCTCTTGATTGCTCCAACCAAAATTTAGGTGGTTCTTTCatccaggattataagtttttgAGAAGGAGTCATTATGTGGTGGCTTTGAGAAGTTTCCCATGTAATTTACTTGCTCCATGGATGCTTGTTCTTCGTTAAACAACCCATATTCTTCATTCCTGTGAGCTCCTCCACACAAGTTACAGACAACAACTTGTGTTTCCACTACAAATACTTGCATGCACTCTAATTGCTTTGTAAGCGAGGAGATTTGTTGGGAAATCATCTTATTTTGTGTCAAAAATGAATCCATGGTGCTcaactccattactcctcttttCATGGTTCTCTCGGTGGAATATatatattggttgttagccactaTATCAATAAACTCAAGAGCTTCTTGTGGTGTTTTAAGATGCAAAGATTCCCCTGCTTAGTTGTCAAGTGAGTTCTTTGAGGCATAGGAGATTCCATCATAAAATGTTTGAAGTTAAAACCAATCGAAAAACATGTCATGAGAACACTTTCTCAACATCtccttgtatcttttccaagtttcatagagggactctccaTTCCTTTGGGTAAAGATTTAGATATCATGTCTCAATTTGACTATCTTTTGTAGTGGAAAGAATTTGGTCAAAAACTTATTAACCAAATTCACTTACGTTGCTATGCTTTCCAAGGGTTAAGTTTGAATCCATTGTTTAACTCTATCCCTTACAGATAATGAAAGAAGCCTCAACTTGATGGCTTCAGGAAAGATTCCATTGCTTTTAATAATATCACATATCAATAGAAAACTAGATATGAGTAAGTTTAGATCTTCTTAAGAGCTTTCACTGAATTAATTTTGTTGCATTAATTGAATGAGTTGggacttcaattcaaagttatttttcTCCACATTAGGTCTCACTATGCTACTCCCACAACTATCACTTGTGGGGATAACAAAATCTCCAAGAGTCCTCCTAGCATTagcatttttattgttatttgccAAGCTTTCTGGTTTATTTCTTAATTGCTGGAGTGTTGTTTCAATTTTAGGATCATTGAGGAGTGGTTCTTTGTCTTTGTTGTCCTACATGCTAAAAaatacacacacaaaaaaaataaagagaaaacatGGAATTTTCAATATCACAGTGGAGGGAATTTCAGTgagtagcaaaagaaaataaaaagatctAATTTAGAGAATCAATTAATGTGGTAGTTGTTAATCTCAATTAATACCCGACAACGGTACCAGAAACTTGATgcagaattttttaaaatcacaactCGGTAAGTGCACCGAATCGTATCAAATAATACCACGACGAGTGGGTTATCGtttccacgaggattaatggactaaacaacaatgattaattaattattctaattAGATAAATTAAAACAGAGGAGTGAGGAATCACGCGTTCAAATAGAGGACAATAAAAAGGTAAAGTAGTGAATGAaaacaatgatgatgagaatgttaaggtttcagagattttCACTCTTTAGAAAAATAATCCTTATGTTTATTTATTTGAGGCATACAAAGATCAATCACGACAAAATCATATATAactgaatttcaatttcttgacAACTCAATTTCTCCTTAATTAATTAATCGCCAATTCATTGGTCAACTAATTAAAAAAAGAGGTTGATCACAAATCTGATTTAGTTTTAAATAAGATTCAAAAGTAGTTCTTAAATTGAAttttatgtcacgtatccaaCTAGTCCTAGGCAATATGTCACTTATTTAAACTAGAGCCATTGAAAATTATAAAGTGTAATATACTATTTGAAATATTATTTCTATTTAAATCAAAAAGTTgtgagaaagagttttcaagctaattctaatattaaattttttaaagcaATATTATAATCCAAAACAGAATTAGAATGTTTTCAACAGTTTTAATTTTTAGGGATGAAGAGCAAAAACTCCATTATAAAAGATCAAAATATAAACTTTAAATAAAGTAAaacacttagattaataatctataaatttttttaaaatatttgttgtcTGTGTATATAGATACTGAATAACTCATGTTTAATAAGATTAATTTAAATTGTATGAAGTAAAAATACATGTTAACATATTTCTTTATTTGACTGATTCTATTAGATAATATCTCAAGTGatacaaactcaaagtagtattAGAAAATGTTCAAATTTAATTCGTTAATTTCGTTTACAATGATTGTGAGGATTATAGTATGTATATTTGAATGTACCTAATAACAATATTTTGTTGCGCCAAATTCAAAGTTACTTGTAGGAATCTTCAACTAATTGTAAGAAAGTTTATAAAACGAAGTAAAATAGTGATAAGAGTCTTTTCTATGACATATAACTAGATGTTAATTGTTTTAATTagtgttttatatttttattaaataataataattaataaatttactaATTATGGAGGTAATNNNNAGacaactaaaaataatttttaaatttagaaaaattacAACATATAGAAAAGACTATGTGGCAATCGAGTAATAGATGATATGTTAATTTTTAGGGCAAAAAACCCATATATACCAAGGAGAGATCAAAATTACCGAAATCAGCCAAACCAGAAATTCATACCTGAATCAACCAGGACGAAttattatataattcgaatcaataagaTTCGAATTATACTCtcaagtaattcgaattgatataattcgaattatCTCTATGCAACAAATGaacgtaattcgaatcaatatgattcgaattatAGTCATCCAAAAaatcatgtaattcgaatcaatacgtTTCGAATTTACATAACCTATTTTGAATTTAGTTAACTCGAATTACTAGGAGAAGTTTATGATAGAGAGgttcgaatcaagttgattcgaattagggTTAAAACCGATTtccatagtaattcgaatcaagttgattcgaattacaactGTTTCGGCTATAAAAGGAGTTCGAACCAAGTTCATTCGAATCAGTTTGAGTTTATGTACTGGCCAGCCTCGTCGTTGCATATCCAGCGTTAGGCGGCAGCAGGGGATGCGTCTTGATGAGAGGTACGTTCCGTACCTGCAGATGGCCGGATTGTACCATTTTGCGAGACTGAATGACAGATGGTTCCGACTAGACGAGCCCCTAGTCAGCGCATTCGTCGAGAGGTGGCGGCCTGAGACGCACACCTTCCACATGCCTTTCGGAGAGTGCACCATCACTCTTCAGGACGTCGCATACCAGCTGGGGTTGCCAGTGGACGGAGATTACGTTAGTGGTTGCCTGACAGACTTTCACCTTTATATTGAGGGTGGGAGACCTGCTTGGCAGTGGTTCCATGAGTTGCTCGGTGTTTTACCTCCCGAAAACCAGGTGCAGAAATTCGCAGTCAACTGCACCTGGTTTCAGGAGACATTTGCAGAGTGTCCAGACGGGGCTGATGAGGAGACAGTTAGGCGCTTTGTCCGGGCCTATATCATGATGTTATTGGGCACGCAGCTCtttgccgacaagtccggcaaTCGTATACACATCAGATGGCTACCTTATGTTGCTCGGCTTGAGGAGATGGGTCGCTACAGTTGGGGGTCGGCGGCACTTGCATGGTTGTACAGGTGCATGTGCCGAGTCGCCAACAGACATGTGGTGAAGTTAGCTGGCCCTTTACAGTTACTACAGTCTTGGATATTCTGGAGGTTTCCCACTCTTAGACCATCTGGGTATGATGAGATTAGCTGGCCCCTTGCCTCGAGGTACCGTTATTGTTTTGTATTATATATTCTTCTCGTATTTATTGTGCATGCTGCGCGTGTGACCCCGATACAGCCAGTTCCGGATGACAGCGACGAGTCTATTGAGGATGAGGAGCCACTTATACGGAGGAGTTTCCGGACACGGGTGCCACGCCGTTgcgatttataattttttttttatttaaattaaatacgattgaaaaaataaataaaactaataacattttttttccaaagataataggttatatttcattaattattaaaaaatgaaatacaaagatgtccaaaagTAGAACAGCATAATAAAAGGTGGGAATTTCCCAAAGACactacactgaaggtattcatccaacggtgcatggtcgaaaaacgaagaaaaatcttaaagaagaaataatgataaatcaaattgaatgcaactaagagcttgtctcatggagatgacgacctaaactgggagttctttggatttcacggagcaacttgacagagcttgctagaatggcagacggcatagaagtagaaccttcaaaaatcaactggttgcgagctttccagcagttccagcaaatgatggcaagcaattgaggattacggtcagcattcttcaacgggttaagtatctctgttgatgcagtccaccatgtccaaaagtcgttagaACTCTGAGGGGGAAGACAATCACGAAGAGCTAAGACTCCAATTTCTGccgttatagcattaccattgctaaagtatttacctcttaagattttggataataaggaagtaggctgtgttacaagtcgccaaaactgtttgcctaaaagcgccagattttggattctgagatctttaaatccaaggcctccttcttttcgtgggcaggtcatagtgtcccagctaatccaagccatcctcctttcagaacctttttgtccccaccagaattgagaaagtagagagtgaatttctgaaattaaattatcaggcaacttgaagcaagacaatgtataaataggaatagcttctcccactgccttaagcaatacgtgtctaccacctgacgaaagaagattgcgcttccacccttggatttttttccgaaccttttctttgatcatactaaaagaagcctttttcgatttagagactgtagaaggcaaaccaaggtatttatcctgagccccaatatgattaatattcatagagttagccagtagtgtacgagtagtggacggagtgttgtggctaaagaatacagcagatttattaagatttaccctctggccactgatgctttcataagaattcaataaatgcagGATATTTAAACATGCTTCAGGATTAGCCTTACAGAATAAAATAGAATCATCAGCAAACAGAAGATGGTTGACCTTGAGACATCGCCTATGTATCTGAAGACCCTGAATTAGTCTATTttgttctgccttgtgtagcaagaaggagagaccttctgcacaaaaaagaaaaagatagggggatagaggatctccttgttgaatacctctatttggtttgaagaaaccataaggttgtccttccacaataacaaaataagaaacggttgtcactaattctcgaatccacatgatccatcgggagtcaaaaccaaacttctccaatataaaccaaagaaagtgccattccaccctatcatatgccttactcatatctaattttagcgccatttcattttcgagacccctttttttgttcttcaagtaatgcatacactcatgagcaattaggatattatcagagattaatctgcctttaataaaagcactctgcgtagggctaattagtctattcatcataccctgaagcctatgtacaaatactttgaagataatcttgtaaaagactGAAGAGAGGCTTATTGGTCTTACCTGAGTCATATCTTTAGCATCAGAAATCTTGGGAATAAGACAGATCTGAGTGTGGTTAAAACCCTTCAAGATTCTGCCCCCAGAAAAGAAGCTCTTAACTGCTCGAAACACATCACCACTAAGTATGTTCCAGaagctttgaaaaaattttgctgtcaTACCATCATCTCCTGGAGCACTTTGAGGATGAATGCTAAATGTTGCGCGTTTCACTTCCTCCATAGTCATTGGTCTTTGAAGCCTACGGTTCATGTGAGCTGTGACCTTAGGTTCAAAATCAATAAACAGAGGTTCAGGGTTCTCATGACAAGTGGAGGAAAAGATGTCCTTGAAATAAGATTCAGCCACAGAAGCAATACCAGCATTTGAAGTAGCCACTTCACCATCACTGCCAGTTAGTTGCCAAATTCTATTCCTTTGAGTTCGATTTCTGaatttctgatggaagaaagctgtattctgatcactagatttgagccatttgactctagacttatctttccaataagattCCTCATTTTGCAATGCTTTTTCAAGTTTGTCCTCTATTTCTGAAATGATGTCGCCTCCATGAATTCCTGCTAAACGAAGTTCCTCTAATTCCGAAtgtagtaaatcaatctccaccttCAAATTAGATCTATGTTCTTGCTGCCATCTGACAATCTTATGTCGACAACGCTATATTTTTTGAGCTAGGATATACATGGCCAAACCATCAATCTGTTCATGCCAAACCTCTCTAACAATCTGCCTTATTTCATCATTGGAACACcatctttcttggaatttgaatcggcGTTTAGATCTCTCAGTTCTCGGATTAGAGTCTAGGAGAAGAGGGGCATGATCCGAGCCTGATTCTGATAGTCTAAGAACCGTTGCATTGGGATAGAGTTGCTGCCAATCAACTCCTACCAGGAATCGGTCCAGTCTTTCCTGTATCAACTCATCACCCCTCCGTCTATTTGACCAAGTGAATGGTCTTCCGACCATACCAATATCAATCagggaattatcatcaataaaactattaaaggtttcaatagaagaaggagatttaGCACCCCCACCTTCTTTCTCCAATTGATTAGAAATGGCATTAAAATCACCCATTAACACAACCTTACCATCGAACTGTCGGGTGACTGAAGTTAATTCAGAAAATTGAGCCATTCTATGTTGATTATTTGAACTGAGATAAACACCTAGAACACCATAGGGATCATTAGAACCAGCTGTCAGAACTGATGCCGCAATGAAAAATCTACCATGCTGTAAAATCTGAACAGTGCAACCATCCCTCCATGCCATTGCCAAACCCCCTGATAATCCATCCGGATCTACAATAAACCATTTCTTGAAACCACAAGATCTTAGTTTTCCCTCAACTTGTCGAGATTGATTTTTTTGTTTCACAGATAAATCCAACCTCGGGGGAGTAGGATTTGCAAATCCCTTTAAGATTGTGGATTGTTaggggtctccccaaaccccgacaattccacgagagcagtttcatatttctttgggtgccacttgaaggctggcaccctccaccatCATAGCAATTATATGAGGGTTCTGAGTCTCTGATTTGTTGCTCATGGTGTAGAGAAAATCAGAATTGGTATTCAATGATTTCAAAGAGACATAAGATATATGGAATGAGTGAATTAGAAAACGGAATGAATTAAAAGAGGAATGAATTGGGAGATAAAACGAAAATTAGGGAGCTAAgtggaaaagaaattaagaaaagaaagtagaagaagatggaaaagaGTTTGACGaaaaaaagacaaagaaaggtGTAACCATGAAGGCGGCGCAGTGAAACCCTAGCAGAGCGTCGGGCGCTAGATGAGGAGTACGTACtcccactaaactaaaatttggaaagataggagactcgaacccgcaacctcttaaaaAACTAATAACATTTATTCTTAACTAATTCGTAAattttcatctttattttatCGCACACAACAAAAACAacgtattaattttttttctctttagatATAACaatgtattcttttttttttcttttttttttctctttagatATAACAATGTAttcatttttaattatatttaaggGTTTATCCATACACCCATTTTTTTTAGAACTAATAAAAACAGAATGTTGATCCATCTTTCAAACAATTGAAGGCCCGTTATTGTTTTTGCAGCAACTATTGCCCAATCAACAAAATTATACGCCCAATAAAAGTGGTGACCCACATAAAACATAAGCCCATATCCATCCCTTCAAGCCAACAAGGAAGCCTCATGGCTCACAACTAAGGGGTGGAAAAATGTCAGACAGTCTGCCAGGTCTTGCATTTTAGTCTGTATTTGATCTGATTTGGCTTGGTATGTTATAAAATAAGGACAGACTTAGACTTTTGTAAAAGCTTTAATATGTTAATAGGTCAGATCCAAACTCACTAATTAGTTTTATTGGCCTGTCAGACCTATCTAAAcctgttaaaatataattaaacatataaataattttttattattaacaaaattataaaatattttaaatttattatattttattataaatatttttgtatattttaaatactttaaaaaataaaaaattcttataaatattaaatatggtatattacatataaatatttttattaaaaaataaatttttaaataatattttaatttttataaaaaaaaattatcaagtcTTTTAATAGGTTCTAAATCAGGCTGAATAAGAGGCGATACCTAGTACTTTATAAAGAGCCTATAGCAGGCTACAAGGCTACGGGTCATGCTCATGCCAATTAACTATATGACAGGCCAGTTAAGAGTAAACTCTAACTTGACTTGTTTCCATCTCTACTCACAATCAAAAAAAGTAGAGAAAATCGAGATTTTACGTGAAATCAAAAAAGTAAATTACATATATAAAACATAAAATCTTAACAAGATTTAA is a genomic window of Arachis ipaensis cultivar K30076 chromosome B06, Araip1.1, whole genome shotgun sequence containing:
- the LOC107647413 gene encoding protein MAIN-LIKE 1-like yields the protein MRLDERYVPYLQMAGLYHFARLNDRWFRLDEPLVSAFVERWRPETHTFHMPFGECTITLQDVAYQLGLPVDGDYVSGCLTDFHLYIEGGRPAWQWFHELLGVLPPENQVQKFAVNCTWFQETFAECPDGADEETVRRFVRAYIMMLLGTQLFADKSGNRIHIRWLPYVARLEEMGRYSWGSAALAWLYRCMCRVANRHVVKLAGPLQLLQSWIFWRFPTLRPSGYDEISWPLASRYRYCFVLYILLVFIVHAARVTPIQPVPDDSDESIEDEEPLIRRSFRTRVPRRCDL